A genomic window from Winogradskyella sp. J14-2 includes:
- a CDS encoding acyltransferase, producing the protein MELAAKIKSNTTLKQLAHWSILIPDQARPRLWIKWFVNPFIHKRGKKSCIRKRTRLDVVPWNKFTLGEASTIEDFSAVNNGVGDVIIGDRSRVGLSNTIIGPVKIGDDVRLAQNVVLSGLNHNYAEIDSPIHEQGVSTKPIVIENESWIGANVVIVPGVTIGKHSIVAAGSVVTKDIPQYAVAAGNPARVLKQYNFETKTWEKVNHK; encoded by the coding sequence ATGGAATTAGCAGCAAAAATAAAATCGAATACTACACTTAAACAATTAGCACATTGGTCAATTTTAATTCCAGATCAAGCACGACCAAGATTATGGATTAAATGGTTTGTTAATCCATTTATTCATAAAAGAGGAAAAAAATCGTGCATAAGAAAACGTACCAGATTAGACGTTGTTCCTTGGAATAAATTTACGCTTGGCGAAGCATCTACCATTGAGGATTTTTCAGCTGTAAACAATGGCGTAGGCGATGTAATTATTGGTGATAGATCGCGTGTTGGATTAAGCAATACCATTATTGGTCCTGTAAAAATTGGTGATGATGTAAGGTTGGCGCAAAACGTAGTGCTGTCTGGTTTAAATCATAACTATGCTGAAATTGATAGTCCAATTCACGAGCAAGGTGTATCTACAAAACCTATTGTTATAGAAAACGAATCTTGGATTGGTGCAAACGTAGTGATAGTTCCAGGTGTTACCATTGGCAAACATTCTATAGTTGCAGCAGGTAGCGTTGTGACTAAAGATATTCCTCAATATGCTGTTGCTGCTGGTAATCCGGCAAGGGTTTTAAAGCAATATAATTTTGAAACTAAAACTTGGGAAAAGGTAAATCACAAATAA